The segment CACGCGCAGTTGGATGTAATTCAGTTTTTGTTCCTAGTGCTAATGCGGCACATTGTCGCGTGTGATCATCTGGTGTTGCCCCGATACCGCCCGTACTAAAGACCACATCACCACTAGCAAAACTATCTTTTAGTGTCGCGGTAATTTGCTCGGGGTCATCGGCTACATATCTTGCCCAACCCAAACTTAAGCCACGCTCTGCCAGCAATTCAATTAGCTTACTCATATGCTTATCTTGACGGCGCCCTGACAATATCTCATCACCAATCACGATTAAACCAAAGCGCCTTGCAACTTTTGCTTCGCCAGTAGGAACTTCAATCTCTACTTTTTTTTATCGCATCAGCCATGGTGGGGCAGCTCCGTTTCAATTACGCGTGTAGGCACTGTTAATGCCTTATCTAATTCATCTTGTCTCAAGTTTTTTAAAGCATCCAATAAGAAATGGCTAAACCAAAGGGCGGCAAAGACAAAGATCAATGAATAAATCCATAGAGCTACAAAGCTCACCACAGGGAAAAGTACCAAGGCTAATGCGGAAGTAGCCCAGAAGAATGTCGGCACAGCTCCCAGCATTCCTGAAGCAATACCCATTACCAATAATGGCCAGCGATATTTCTCAATCAATAGATCGCGTTCTTCTGAACTCGCATGTTTTGCCAAGACGTCATATGACATTAAACGCATAGTCAACCAACCCCAAAGCAATGGCGGCAGAATTGCTACAAGGGGTGGCACCCACCACACTGGCAATGTCAACAAAACAAGCGCTAGACAAATCAATGCGGACCAAAACGTATAAACCAAACTACCAAAGAACCCGCCGCCCTGCCTTCTCTCCAATCCCTGGTACTGTGCTTGTCTTGTGACAATATTCACAATCGATGGAACAGTAGAAAAAGCAATTAGCACTAACAAACTAATAATGATGAGCGGGATGATGAGCATCACAAAAAACAATGGCGCAATCCATGCTCTTGCATTTTCGAATCCAGCCCACACGAGACCATCTTGTATCCAACTAGTAAAGATGGAGTTGGTCAGAAAAATACTGAGGGCTTCTAGCGCCGGCGTCCAAGTGAGCCATATTAAGCACCCCCAGAGTACCGACACAATCAAAAATGGACGCAAACTTAGCCACAACATCCGCGGATGCATCGTACCCACCAATGCAAGTCCGAATGATTTAAATACTTGTTGAATGCCGACCATATGACTCCTAATTCACTAGCGTCTATGTTCGCCACTTTGCGAACAACTCACGCACTGCGTGCACTAATCCCTGCCATTGCTGCGTGATGATATTTTGCGAGACAGTTAAGTTTCGCACGCCCGTTGGGTAAACCGCTTTCGGAAAAATTGCGGTCTTAAAGACCATATCCCACCAAGGGAACAATACCCCATAATTACAACCACCCAAGACCCCAGGTTTGCCCTGCGCCTCATGTCCATATCCAACTGCGTGGTGCATACGGTGATACATCGGAGAAATAAGCAAATAGCGCGCAATACCCAAATCGCTTCTGATATTGGCATGTTGCCAGCTTTGAATAAATTGACTTAGCGCCACCAAGGCAACAAACTGCCCTGGCGAGACACCAAACAACAATGCAAAAAATGCCATCACTGTTGCGCGCATGATGTCATCCAAGAAATGATTGCGATTATCAGACCAAGCGGTCATCACTGTTTGGCTATGGTGTAAAGCATGTAATTGCCACCACCAATTAAATGCGTGTGAGGCGCGATGATAGAGGTAATCAACTAAATCCAGCAACACCAGATAAATCAGAAAGCTCACTACTGGTATTGAGGTAATGCCAGGCCACCAATTTTCGACATTGAGGCGATCAAAACGGAAATCATGCAATACCGAATCAATTTCAAAAAAGAATCCTGATAAGGCGACAAACATCAGACCATGAAAAATACCCAAGCGATGAAAGAGTGTATAAAACACATCGGCTCTGGAAGATGCAGCAAATCGCTCTTGTGCTTCCGCTGGTTGCACTCGCTCCCATGTGCGGAGCACTAGCAAGATCAGAATAATTTGAATGCAACCAAACAGAAACCAGTCAAGACCATCAAAGGC is part of the Polynucleobacter tropicus genome and harbors:
- a CDS encoding EI24 domain-containing protein translates to MVGIQQVFKSFGLALVGTMHPRMLWLSLRPFLIVSVLWGCLIWLTWTPALEALSIFLTNSIFTSWIQDGLVWAGFENARAWIAPLFFVMLIIPLIIISLLVLIAFSTVPSIVNIVTRQAQYQGLERRQGGGFFGSLVYTFWSALICLALVLLTLPVWWVPPLVAILPPLLWGWLTMRLMSYDVLAKHASSEERDLLIEKYRWPLLVMGIASGMLGAVPTFFWATSALALVLFPVVSFVALWIYSLIFVFAALWFSHFLLDALKNLRQDELDKALTVPTRVIETELPHHG
- a CDS encoding sterol desaturase family protein; this encodes MAWTDITSAISGAYGSMQEWLFTNIVGPLLYQFDLMSWAEDAFDGLDWFLFGCIQIILILLVLRTWERVQPAEAQERFAASSRADVFYTLFHRLGIFHGLMFVALSGFFFEIDSVLHDFRFDRLNVENWWPGITSIPVVSFLIYLVLLDLVDYLYHRASHAFNWWWQLHALHHSQTVMTAWSDNRNHFLDDIMRATVMAFFALLFGVSPGQFVALVALSQFIQSWQHANIRSDLGIARYLLISPMYHRMHHAVGYGHEAQGKPGVLGGCNYGVLFPWWDMVFKTAIFPKAVYPTGVRNLTVSQNIITQQWQGLVHAVRELFAKWRT